GTCTCGTaaccagcaaacacaaacattgtcGCTTGAGAAAATATCTCATGATCGGTAAGACCTGATTGGACAGGCGCGATGCATGAACAGGAAGGGGGATGAAAGGAGGCGTCAAACCTTTGGTGTGAAGACATGAGAGCGTTAATTTGtgcttctgtatgtgtgtgatgtcactgtgtaatTACCGTTGTTCTGCTTGTCTTTCTTGTGTTGATTGGCTGTCTGAGAGTTGATCATATGTTGAAGCATATCTCCCGAAATCTGAAACAGGTCAGATAATCAGTGTGCGCGTCCTCCTGTTGTATGCGTGCATGTCTTTGTGAGTACAGTCGTGTggtatgaaaatatattgtataCCACGAAATGACAGGTAGAGATTTTAGTATATATTGTATAGCCTGAAAGATCTCTGGTTTTATGTTGCAAATGCATAAGAATTAGATTTTCGGAATATTTGTATTCACAGGATTTTTGTGTACTGTAAATGCGATGAAGTACTCTTatttgtcaggtatttcattcacaacaaaagtcatgcCCATCTTGCTATTTTATCAATAAATGTTGAGCTTTAAGGTTTTTACCTTttgaaacagcagcaaacagcagtcGACAAAACAGCATTTAATTAATCAAACATTTAACTGGTGTTGAAGACTATTTGACAGGatggaaagctccagaaaagctaCAAAATGgatatttgattgttttgtcaactgctgtttctgatgtcaagaatgaactttcaaacAAAATCTTGAGCCTGCGTAGACGAGATGTAAAGAGCTCAGAAAATGTTCCATGACCACTGGGCAGACTCCATTTGCCGATGAAGAttgtgtgatatgattgaaagctccagaactgAGGTGAGATTGAGATATCTTAAAGGTTTCTGTATTGAATATTTCACGGAATTTTCCTTTattgtgatatacagtatatatctatCATCATATAAGATTGGACATACTGCGATAgaagattttatccatattgcccacccccaagttgtgtgttttgtccagaCCTGTTGTGAGCTCCCATTGCGTTCTGCTGTGATCTTCTCCGTAACCGTTTTAAAGAAAGCACTTGCATCCTTAGATAACAATGAGACACCCAGCAGCTCCAACAGTGGAAGAAAGACAGGGAAAACCGCTGAGAAGGAAAAAGGGATTAACAATTGTCATTTTAGTCACAAAACAAAGCACTTAACATCaatataaagaaacaaaaggtgTCATGGAAAAGCAGTGATGTACcctggaaaatgaaaagcagtggTGAGAAGTTGAACAGGTTTGTGGCATGGGTGATGAGGGGACTTGAGGGGTTGCTGATTGTGTCCACATCCACACTGAATAAACAGCTCGCCATCACATCCATACTGTAGGGTCCAAAGAAACTGGAATACATACATTATAGGAATCATTGATCAGCACTTAAAACCAGTGCCACAGGTAGGAGATGTCATCATGTTTGCTCCTCAGTCCTTAATTAGGTAATGTCAACTGGGTTTTAGAAATGCTTCCATGGTGAAGTTATTGAGCATATACGTTCATGTTTACAAAAATAATTTCTTaatcagaggagaggaaatggcaTCCATCGAGGAAACCTTATAAGCTGTATcgcaaatatatataaagattgGAATTTGAAATACAGATTAGCCTTTGTGTTTATTGTCGTTTCAATTTTGTAGATCTCACAGCATCTGTATGTAGTGTAATTATGTACTTTTGGTTTTGAAGATACCATACTGTGTAGTGCTTTAAATAATGTCTGATTGTCGCTACAGCCATTTCCAGAGACCACACGTTTCATATAAAAGAGCAATGAAGGTCTGACACTAATCCAATGACCTTTTGTCACTAATCTAATTGTTAGTCTGCCACTAATACAAACCTGGAATGAGGGTAAAAAGCGTACATGAGAATATACTAAAATTagtacttacttacttataaTACTATAATTAggtaacaaaataataaaaggtaatgaaataattaactTTCAGTTTTGTCAAGTAGGATCTTACTTACAGTAGGAAAATTCGTTTTTTTATTGTGGATGTTTAGAAACCATTGtttagattttaattaaaatatttaaaataaattgaattcgtttaatagttcaacattttgggaaatttgcttatTCGCTGTCTtgctgagaagattgatgccactctcatgtttgtcctgtaaatatgaagctacagccagcagttggttagcttagcttagcacaaagacaggaaacagagggaaacagctagcctggctctgcccaaaggtaacaaaatccgcctaccaacacctgtaaagctcacttattaacagGTTTGGTTTTTGCAAGGCCACCTTGGGCGGTGTTCTGTCATTAAAAAGCATAGCATTAACATTTAGTAACCATTTATAGTTTAGTATTACTTACTCTTTTATCTTAATAACTTCATTGTCCTCCTTGGACTGCAAGCTGGCTGTCAGTTTGCGGGAATGATGTTTCATGATGTGAAACATCTTAGACAGAGGAAATAGTGCATAATGAACAGAAGTACATGGAGGGTGAAgatgaatatatatacagtatgtatatatatatatatatctttccAAGTATGAGAAAATTGACAGTTTACCTCCTTTATGCGGCCAGAGgtgaagaagggagagaggacgtTACGAATCCGTCTCCATTGATCATCCTCAGTAAAAGACACTGCGTCGTAGAGGTCCCCATACAGACGGAGGTTCTAAAAGGGGCATCCTGGTCAACACACTtgagtatgtgcatgtgtgggtttACAATTGTACTTATTTGTGGAACAGCTGTTAAGAGTACCCTGGACAAAGAATTTGCAACTGCATCTTGTtgcatttttaaagacattaaacAGTACAGAAACGTGCTGCCTGATGCCTGCAGATGAAGATCATGTGGTGTGTCAACATTGCTTTTTATCatttctggatgtttttttttctaattggCAACaaattccacaaaaaaaaaacaaaaaaacaaaacccacaatAAATTGATCCAACgaacaagtattgtctgtgtagccgCAGCCTTATAtagtttattcctctgtgccaaagagctccattgttgtccaattattaaaaatgcataaatgagCCACGCTGTTGCACTGGgaacatgttccttcattacgatGAACAAGGACACAGggataaacatattttttgttaACTTAAACATACACCATCCTGTGGCTGGTAATACTCACTAGATCACCAAATTTGTATTAACATGCAGCTATTTACTCCTTTTTCAGTGACGTTTGCTAAACTACTGTGCCCAGCTGTTTTTGgaaattagtctttttttaaatgaaatgtggtACTGAACGCCACAAAAAGGGTAGAGACGTCGGACAGTATTGGGAgattttggttttggtgtttttatgggatttgttgaccataagaaaaacatacaataacacCACTCTCATCTTTAAGTATAAATAATTGAAATACCAAATATTTCCCACATTCAAATGTCATTCATTCAGATGAGGTGTGTACCACATTATTATTGGTTTGCAATATGTTTTAGCTGAACTAGTGGTGGCTTTTGGTGTGGCAGTGTTACTTTGCTGGACTGTTGGCTCTAATCCAATCTAGAAAGTTAGCCTGCTTAATGTGTTAGTTCAGTAAGCTAGttgtgcacatgcaaacatgctaatattagcatgttagaGGATAACCTGTTCAGATCTACCTTGGGCCAAacttcacattttttgtttcactgaTGGTAATATGGTGATACTGAGAGACAagttagaaaaaacaaaaacattctgattattttctgaTAATGTTTGATCTaaaatgtttcctctcctgtgtttatgtttatttaatctgATTATTATAGCCTGATGGGACACCTAGCATGACTATAATCTTTTATATTGTCTTGAAATGGGGTCATGTTCACGATGTTCATGAAAAGATGTAATTTGAACTATGCACTATTGTGGTAATCATAATTTGAATGGAAAGTTATTTTCTGAACTCAGAGTTAACAAGTTGTGATGTATGccattgttttttaaatgtgaaagccCATGGAAAttgccttttcatttttttttttatattaatttctTGTCTAGATTTCTTGTTACCAGCATGACCATCCCCGAGTTTTGAAAAGGGAAAAGTCACAATTTCTTTCACAACTTAAAACCATTGACCTGCTAATACTTGACTTCCCAATGCAGCATTAATCTGCTTTAATCGATGAACAAAGGATATTGTGTCACTGTACAGTGTCTTTTGTACTACGCTCTTCTGTCTTTTGTACTATTCAGTGTTAATCTTGTGTGTTCTCACCCGTCGGTTTGTAAAGTGGGTGAAGCATTCCTTCACCAGGATGGTTTTCAACATGTCAGGGTCCATCACAGCCAGCATGGGCTTCCTGAACTCATACATGCTGGACATTTACACAAACGCACAGTTACATTTTGGGGCATTTAGTATAAAACGCATGTAAAAGAACATTTGCTGCCAGTAATGCACTGGTGCTGACACAAGCAGTCAAGTGAGAGGTTCAAGGGTCAAAACCTGCCAAACACGCAGTTTCATGTTATTATATTTACACTTTAAAAAGCTTTGTAGACTCACCCCCATACTCTGCCATACTTTTGAGCACACTCTCTGTCATCTATGTAGTAAACCTTGTAACAGAGAACACACTTTCATCACTAATTACAAAATACATCATTGTCTGTATGCTTACCAACTCAGCATATATTTTTAAATCCATtgacaaaaatgataaaaatcagtcattcaaataaaaaaaatgggatTTATGAAgattttaatactttgttgtGCCTGGCAATTGTGCCCCAGTACATCAAAGGCTTGGGACCTGGGATCCCCAACTTCTTAAATATTCCATGAGTCCAGCTGCCATAACTGCGCAGAACAGAAAAGCATTAAATCATGTCATTAAATAGTGTCAGTTAAACTTGAAAGGAAAAGGCTAAACTTTGAGTCTTTGGTGCATTGCTGATGTACAAATACGATTAAAATCTCTGATCCTTACATGACAAATATGCAGATAAATGTTGTCAGTAGAATCCATGTTTCTAAAGAGAAGAAGGGAAGATAGTCCATGGTTCTCTCTTGCTTGACCAAGTTCTTGTGATCGCAGCTTTGCACTGAACTCTGACAGCATGACCAGCAGGCGTGATCACTTGTTGCTGTGTTACATAATGACTTTAGTCCCTTCCCTCTTCCTGTGCAGTGACACAGATACacggagggaaaaaaacaaaagtacacaAGTTTCTGCCGCCCACTCATACAAAACTACTGCAAGTCtgcacatgtttttgtgtgagcaCAGATTCAATAAATATgactaaataaaacaactttagAGACAATTGTACATGTCTCTACATACATTTAGGAACAAAATGTGTTGGTGGTGTTTCTATTTTGTCCACTTATACCAGAAAATCTAGTGTGAGCCAAGAAGAAATTACTTTTGTATTTGACTTCTTGTATTCAAGCAACATAACAATATATTGGTAAGGTCCATAAGGTCACAAAACTGCAGCGTCACAGATTACAGCTAATGAAACATGGTAATTATAAATGCTGCTTGGTCTCTTTCTGTCAATGATTCACGTAATATTGCTACCTGCTATTGATTCAACTCTCACACACTTCCCTTACTCAAGCAACAGGTCTGTGCAGCAGGACATAAAAGCCTTTGGTCGTGATTTGGCCTGTAGTGGAACTTGTGCTGCCGTTGATAGAAGAGAGAAAACGCGCAGACATGGGCTACTATTTCTCCACTGAGACATGGACCCTCCTGGTCGCTCTCATCACACTGCTCTTTGGGTAAGTGTTTAAGAATATGTAGTCCCAAGTATTTGtactgtttttatgtgtgtttgcctgaatgacaaaaatctcttctcttcacttctacctgctttttgttttacaaaggTATGCCTGCTGGCCATATCGAACATTTAAGAAATTGGGCATCCCTGGTCCCAAACCAATCCCTTTTTTCGGTACTATGTTGGCGTACAGAAAGGTTGGTAAATGTAACTTTTCAGAAGCAATACACCATAGATTTATAACAGAATGTACAGGTAAATATTGGTACAATGGAACACCTGACAAAGTGGGAACATTCAAATTTCTTTCTGAAAAGTTGAGGCATAATATTGAGTGAAACTAGTCTTTTCTTCCCCCTTGGTATCTATGCTATGCTTTCTGACTAAATGGAATGCCCCCATGTGGCTGTTTATGACAAAGTccaaaaatacaatatatacaatacaataatacacCAATCATTACATCTCTTATGGGGTTTTGGCCATGTACATATATCATAGGAGGTGTAGTTGTAGAGTTTAGATCACAcagttttacagcttttaaGCATTGTTTCGAGAGTCTCTTCTTTAGCTAGATAAATTGACAGGTGAATAGAGGTAGTGGttgtgaaaaatgacttttgaaAAACTCAACAGTGGTGTCGTTTTTCAGAAACAATGTTCTGTTTACTCAAGATAATCCACAGACGTTGCTAAGGACTGTTTAGAAGAAAATACTACCAAAATATTTAGTAGAAAATAGCTCCTAGTGAATGAATTTCCCAGGTTTAAACTTCCTGGCAAAGATGGAACTAATAGCCTTTTTGGAGTTTAATTTCTTAATGTATAAAAGTGTCTGTATATCTCAGTTGTGTTGTTACATTTTGACAATTAAAGTTCCCATTTTACCAATAGTGGCTAGAAAAGGTGGTCTCAAAACAATGTATTTGAGGTATGATCTGTCAGTGTTAGtgtcagtgaaaatgttttattttattgttatttaataaaatgtgaagaCGTTGGGATGATCGAGTAAACTGTTTTGTAAAAAGATGTATCATGTTAACGCGCACCATGTACCGACTCCAGTTCTAGTTATCTGTTATTgttaattatttacatatttaaatataatttgccATGCTACAAATATCTGCACCATGTTAAAGCGGACTGAAGAAAGGTGTTTAATTCATAATCTGTATATTATTATTCTTGTAACCAGGGATTCATTACCTTTGACACAGAGTGCTACAAGAAATATGGGAAAATATGGGGGTAAGTCTGCATGTCGcacagtgtgcgtgtgt
The sequence above is a segment of the Enoplosus armatus isolate fEnoArm2 chromosome 2, fEnoArm2.hap1, whole genome shotgun sequence genome. Coding sequences within it:
- the LOC139290703 gene encoding cytochrome P450 3A30-like, producing the protein MDYLPFFSLETWILLTTFICIFVIYGSWTHGIFKKLGIPGPKPLMYWGTIARHNKVYYIDDRECAQKYGRVWGMYEFRKPMLAVMDPDMLKTILVKECFTHFTNRRNLRLYGDLYDAVSFTEDDQWRRIRNVLSPFFTSGRIKEMFHIMKHHSRKLTASLQSKEDNEVIKIKDFFGPYSMDVMASCLFSVDVDTISNPSSPLITHATNLFNFSPLLFIFQAVFPVFLPLLELLGVSLLSKDASAFFKTVTEKITAERNGSSQQISGDMLQHMINSQTANQHKKDKQNNGLTDHEIFSQATMFVFAGYETSATTLVFLAYNLARNPEVMKHLQEEIDSTFPNKGPVQYEALTQMEYLDSVVNECLRLYPPGARMERIAKNTVKINGITIPKDMIVMTPVYALHRDPELWPEPEEFKPDRFSKQNKQNINPYTYLPFGIGPRNCLGMRFALVMVKLALVEVLQNYSFLVCEETEIPLKLAVSSVVGPQNPIKLKLARRSINN